Genomic DNA from Peribacillus simplex NBRC 15720 = DSM 1321:
ATCCGAACCTGAACGATTTACGGCTACAACATAGGCTTGGTTCTCGATGGCACGGCTAATCAATAAGGCTCTCCAGTGATCGAGTCTCGGCTTTGGCCATTCAGCCGTAACGAATAGAACTTCCGCGCCTTGAACGGTATGGGCTCGCTGCCATTCAGGGAAACGGATGTCATAACAAACGAATCCAGCACATATTTTTTCATCAAGAGTAAATAAACCATCTTTTTCTCCTGGCTGCAGGAAATGATGTTCATCCATTAACTGGAATAAGTGAAGCTTATCATATTCTTTAATAAGATTTCCATGTTTATCGATGATGATCATGGTGTTATAGATCCCTTTGCTTGTCTTTTTCGCAATGGAACCGCCGATGATGTGAAACTGGTGTTTCTTTGCTTGTGTTTTAAAAAATTCAATCGTTTTTTCTGCCTCTTGATCAGCAATCTCATTTAACCTGGTCAAGTCGTATCCGGTTGTCCAAAGCTCTGGTAAAATGACGATATCGGGTTCTGACCGTGCTGCTTTTTCCATCCATTGTTCTGCAACCTGAAAATTGATATCTGGTTGCCCGAAGGCTATATCCATTTGAATACAAGCTATTTTCCACTTCATCGTTTAAAACCCCCACATGTAAAAAATGCTTTACAAGACTATGATAAACATATATCATTTGTGACTAGAATTTCAAGAAATTTCAGAGAAGGTGTATAAATGGTGCAATTTGAAAAATCCAGACAGCTTCAGGACCTGCCCAAGCAGTTTTTTGCTTCACTAGTCGCAAAAGTCAATGCGATCACGGCGCAAGGACATGATGTCATTAATTTAGGCCAGGGAAACCCTGATCAGCCGACGCCAGAACATATCGTGAAAAGTTTGCAGTCTGCCGCTGAAAAAACGATTAATCATAAATATTCGCCATTCCGGGGACATCAATATTTAAAAGATGCTGCTGCCGTCTTTTATGAACGTGAATACGGTGTCAAGCTGGATCCGAATACTGAAGTGGCGATTCTCTTCGGGGGAAAGGCAGGCCTTGTCGAACTGCCGCAGTGTTTATTGAATCCAGGCGATACGATCCTAGTTCCAGATCCCGGCTATCCGGATTATCTTTCCGGTGTTGTTTTAGCCCAGGCAAAGACCGAACTGATGCCCTTGACAGAAGAAAATGATTTTCTTCCGAAATACAATGACATACATAAAGAAGTTCTTGATAAAGCCAAAATGATGTTTTTGAACTATCCCAATAATCCCACAGGTGCTTCTGCAACTGAAAGTTTCTTTGATGAAACCGTCTCCTTTGCTAAAGACCATTCAATTTGCGTGGTCCACGATTTCGCCTATGGGGCGATAGGATTCGACGGAAAAAAACCGATAAGCTTTCTCCAGGCGGAGGGAGCGAAGGATGTAGGAATAGAAATATACACATTATCGAAAACATACAATATGGCAGGGTGGAGAGTTGGCTTCGCAGTAGGGAATAAGAGTGTAATAGAAGCTCTTGAACTATTACAAGACCATCTTTATGTGAGTCTCTTCCCGGCGATACAAGAAGCTGCGGCAAGCGCTTTGCTTGACTCGCAGAGCTGTGTAAAGCAGTTAGTGCAGATGTACGAGGGGCGAAGGAATGTTTTCATTGAGGGATTGAGGGCAATTGGCTGGGATGTCAAAGCTCCTGCGGCATCGTTTTTTGCCTGGCTCAAAGTTCCTAAAGGTTTTACGTCCGAGAGTTTTGCAGACTATTTATTAACGCATGCCCACGTAGCTGTTGCCGCAGGGAATGGATTCGGTGAATTTGGCGAAGGTTACGTCAGGGTAGGGCTACTTACTTCGGAAGAACGGCTGAAAGAGGCTGTGGAACGGATACGTAAATTAAACTTATTTTAACGATGCAATGGGTTATCCGATTTATTCACCCTTAAATAGTTAAAACTTATTGACAAAGTAGGGATTACCTGTCAGAATACAAAATAAATTCTTAATCTTTCGATACTTGAATGCAATTTATATATCAGCGTTTTCTTATTTTGAGCAGGTGGAGGGACTAGCCCTATGAAGCCCAGCAACCGACCGTAATTCCATTGTAAAATGGGGCGGAATTCTTCGCCGGATTTTCTTGAAATCCACAAGGCACGGTGCTAATTCTTGCAGCCAATGGCTGGGAGATAAGAAGATGGCTTTTTAAAGCCTCTTCTTTATGAAGAGGCTTTTGCCATTTTGAGACCATTTTCAGGTTAATGACATCGAGAGTTTACTAACGTGTTATAGGAGTGATCAGATGAGCGAGATAGTCGCTACTTATTTAATTCATGACTTCAATGGAAAACATGAGAAAAAAGCAGAGAGCATTGCCTTAGGTTTGACTGTCGGGACATGGACGGACCTGCCCCATTTGGTCCAGAAACAACTGGAAAAACATAAGGGACGCGTCGTATCGGTGACACCACTTTCTGAAGAAGAGAGGGCAAACAGCTACTTTAATCGTAAAGTATACCGTTCGCTTATTAAAATTGCCTATCCGGCAGGGAATTTCTCCAATGATTTACCTGCAATCCTTACGACGGTCTTCGGCAAACTTTCATTGGATGGAGAAATAAAACTTATCGACTTGGATTTTGTCGGTGATATTCAAAAAGCTTTTCCCGGGCCGCAATTTGGCATTGGAGGCATAAGGGAAAAGGTTGGCGTATTTAACCGGCCCCTGGTGATGAGCATCTTTAAAGGTGTATTAGGAAGGGACCTAACATTCCATAATGAGCAACTGAGGCAACAAGCATTAGGAGGTGTCGACCTAGTTAAAGATGATGAGATCCTCTTCGATCAGGAACTGACTCCATTTTTCGATAGAATAAAAACGGGAAAAAGAATATTGAATGAAGTCTATGAAACCACTGGCCACAGAACTTTATATGCTGTCAATCTATCAGGGAAAACATTTGAATTATTGGATAAGGCAGAGCAAGCGGCTGAAGCAGGGGCAGATGCTTTATTGTTCAACGTTCATACATATGGTTTGGATGTATTGCAGGCCTTGAGTGAACATGATCGTATCAATCTGCCAATCATGGCGCACCCCGCATATAGCGGGGCATTGGCATCTTCATCATTTTATGGGATCGGCTATCCATTATTGCTTGGTAAATTAGTAAGGTTATCAGGTGCAGATTTATCCTTGTTCCCATCCCCTTATGGAAATGTCGCATTGGAAAAAAAGGAGACATTGGCAATTGCTGAAGCTCTGACAAAAGATGAACTTTCCTGGAAAAAAGCCTTCCCAG
This window encodes:
- the mtnW gene encoding 2,3-diketo-5-methylthiopentyl-1-phosphate enolase, which produces MSEIVATYLIHDFNGKHEKKAESIALGLTVGTWTDLPHLVQKQLEKHKGRVVSVTPLSEEERANSYFNRKVYRSLIKIAYPAGNFSNDLPAILTTVFGKLSLDGEIKLIDLDFVGDIQKAFPGPQFGIGGIREKVGVFNRPLVMSIFKGVLGRDLTFHNEQLRQQALGGVDLVKDDEILFDQELTPFFDRIKTGKRILNEVYETTGHRTLYAVNLSGKTFELLDKAEQAAEAGADALLFNVHTYGLDVLQALSEHDRINLPIMAHPAYSGALASSSFYGIGYPLLLGKLVRLSGADLSLFPSPYGNVALEKKETLAIAEALTKDELSWKKAFPVPSAGIHPGMVPDLIKDFGLDSVINAGGGIHGHPDGAEGGAKAFRSAVEAVLAGKDLSEAAAEEETLKKALILWGGL
- a CDS encoding carbon-nitrogen family hydrolase translates to MKWKIACIQMDIAFGQPDINFQVAEQWMEKAARSEPDIVILPELWTTGYDLTRLNEIADQEAEKTIEFFKTQAKKHQFHIIGGSIAKKTSKGIYNTMIIIDKHGNLIKEYDKLHLFQLMDEHHFLQPGEKDGLFTLDEKICAGFVCYDIRFPEWQRAHTVQGAEVLFVTAEWPKPRLDHWRALLISRAIENQAYVVAVNRSGSDVNNIFAGHSLIIDPWGNIISEAGEGNELLTGTLDFNKVTEARNKIPVFEDRRPDFY
- a CDS encoding pyridoxal phosphate-dependent aminotransferase — encoded protein: MVQFEKSRQLQDLPKQFFASLVAKVNAITAQGHDVINLGQGNPDQPTPEHIVKSLQSAAEKTINHKYSPFRGHQYLKDAAAVFYEREYGVKLDPNTEVAILFGGKAGLVELPQCLLNPGDTILVPDPGYPDYLSGVVLAQAKTELMPLTEENDFLPKYNDIHKEVLDKAKMMFLNYPNNPTGASATESFFDETVSFAKDHSICVVHDFAYGAIGFDGKKPISFLQAEGAKDVGIEIYTLSKTYNMAGWRVGFAVGNKSVIEALELLQDHLYVSLFPAIQEAAASALLDSQSCVKQLVQMYEGRRNVFIEGLRAIGWDVKAPAASFFAWLKVPKGFTSESFADYLLTHAHVAVAAGNGFGEFGEGYVRVGLLTSEERLKEAVERIRKLNLF